The following DNA comes from Triticum aestivum cultivar Chinese Spring chromosome 3D, IWGSC CS RefSeq v2.1, whole genome shotgun sequence.
ATCGTTATTATGTGCGGAGGGAAGGAGACCAAGCAGCAATTGGTTTCCATTACTTCCATATATTATCGTAGTAGGAGCAGCAGTAGACGATGTACATACACAAACACAACTCGACCGATCTTAGTTTTCCTAATAACACCAAACTCTGGAACTCTGGATAAGAAGTCTCGGATATTATTGTTTGATTCAGGCGATGCAGTTGAGGCCCAGGCACCCTCCCAGCAGGTTCCTCAGCAACTTCTTCTGCAAACACAAAACACAAAGATTGTTGTTAGTCCACCGTTAGGATCAGATCCGGTCGATCTTGCCACAATCTACAACATTCCAAATACTACTGGCTAATTAACCACCACTTTTGCCAAAGCAAAGTCATACGAATTATCCTAAGAAAGCAAGAAGAGACATTTGCAAAAAGTTGAGGTTTTATCTTTCTGGAAAGGAAAAGAAGCCCCCTTCAGATTATCCATTATCTTATCCTAAAAGGTTTGCGTCAATCACATGAGAGACGGGAAACTAGCCAAAGCAAATCCATTCCTTTTCATCTTTTTGGCGTCTCTAAAAGTAAATCCACTTGGCATCTAAAAAAATCCACCAATCACGTGACAGATTATTAGCAAAAATGAAAAGGTAGGAGCACTTGCCTTCTGCACCTTGCAGATGACGTTGGGGGAGATCTTGTAGAGGTCctcgtccaccgccgccgccgccgcagccttggccttgggcttcttcctcctctgctgctgATCCTTcttcccttgctgctgctgctgctgctgcttcctgccccccttcttcctcctcccgggCACAGCACCGGCACCGGAGTTTGCGTTCTGCTTCTCGTTCTCCTCCCCCTTCTTCACTCGGACGACGCACTGCATTTTCACATTGATCGTCAGCCGCTGGAAATTCAGCCGAGTTGGCGGTTTTGTTGTGTCTGAGTATGTCTGACCTTCTTGTAGGTGTAGGGGTTGGCGGCGAAGTGGGGCACCTTGAAGAGGTCGACGTCGTCTTCCCCTGCCTGCGCCGTGAAGAAGAAGGTGGCCGCCGGCTCGAAGTACTGGGTGACGGGCATCTCCTCCCACATGTTCCAGTCGCCGAACGCCGGGATTTGGCGCCACATTCCGCAGTCATCTTGCGCCTGTCATCACAAGACAAAAACCAGCATAAATCCATGCACGCTTGATTTTCTCCCTAAAACATGAACACAAAAGGAATGCTTGGTTGAAAACAGAGGAGCCATAGAGATCAAGAAGCATTATGAACAGTGCTAGCACATATAGCTTGCATTCTGAAAGTTTGGTCTAGTTGGATACGCAAAGCTTTCAGGTGATCTGAACAGTTCTATCCGATGTAGAACATGCACTTCGTTGGGGAGAAAATTTTTGTGCTGCTACGAGCAGTGATAGTACTATAATACAGTGGAAGAAGCTCGTGCATCCTTC
Coding sequences within:
- the LOC123080243 gene encoding uncharacterized protein, with product MEAQDDCGMWRQIPAFGDWNMWEEMPVTQYFEPAATFFFTAQAGEDDVDLFKVPHFAANPYTYKKCVVRVKKGEENEKQNANSGAGAVPGRRKKGGRKQQQQQQQGKKDQQQRRKKPKAKAAAAAAVDEDLYKISPNVICKVQKKKLLRNLLGGCLGLNCIA